In the Candidatus Omnitrophota bacterium genome, one interval contains:
- the tuf gene encoding elongation factor Tu (EF-Tu; promotes GTP-dependent binding of aminoacyl-tRNA to the A-site of ribosomes during protein biosynthesis; when the tRNA anticodon matches the mRNA codon, GTP hydrolysis results; the inactive EF-Tu-GDP leaves the ribosome and release of GDP is promoted by elongation factor Ts; many prokaryotes have two copies of the gene encoding EF-Tu) yields the protein PGDNVAVEVVLITPIAMEKELRFAIREGGHTVGAGVVTEIIE from the coding sequence GCCCGGAGATAACGTCGCGGTAGAAGTAGTATTAATTACTCCCATAGCCATGGAAAAAGAGCTGAGGTTCGCCATAAGAGAAGGCGGACACACAGTCGGCGCAGGAGTTGTAACGGAAATAA